The Cygnus atratus isolate AKBS03 ecotype Queensland, Australia chromosome 19, CAtr_DNAZoo_HiC_assembly, whole genome shotgun sequence genome includes a window with the following:
- the GPR21 gene encoding probable G-protein coupled receptor 21 → MNSSLVGNQSGRPFCLLAISYLETINFCLLEVVVIVFLMVLIISGNIIVIFVFHCAPLLNHHTTSYFIQTMAYADLLVGVSCLVPSLSLLHYPIVLSESLVCQIFGYVVSVLKSVSMASLACISIDRYIAITKPLTYNTLVTPWRLRICILIIWLYSCLVFLPSFHWGKPGYHGDVFQWCANSWNTDPYFTLFIVVMLYAPAAFTVCFTYFNIFRICQQHTKEINERRVRFSSQDGETGEAQPCPDKRYAMVLFRITSVFYILWLPYIIYFLLESSNVYSNRVASFLTTWLAISNSFCNCVIYSLSNSVFQKGLKRLSGAICASCARQRVAKDSSTSRSKRSSNGCHV, encoded by the coding sequence ATGAACTCCTCCTTGGTTGGCAACCAGAGTGGCCGGCCCTTCTGCCTCCTGGCCATTAGCTATCTGGAGACCATCAATTTTTGCCTCCTGGAAGTGGTCGTTATCGTGTTCCTCATGGTGCTGATTATTTCGGGCAACATCATTGTGATATTTGTCTTTCACTGTGCACCGCTGCTGAACCACCACACCACCAGTTACTTCATACAGACCATGGCGTATGCTGACCTCCTGGTGGGCGTGAGCTGTCTGGtgccttctttgtctctgctgcacTATCCCATTGTTTTAAGTGAGTCCTTGGTTTGCCAAATCTTCGGTTACGTTGTGTCGGTGCTGAAGAGCGTCTCCATGGCCTCTTTGGCATGCATTAGTATTGACAGATACATCGCCATCACAAAGCCGCTGACCTACAACACGCTGGTTACTCCGTGGAGACTGCGGATCTGCATCCTGATAATCTGGCTGTACTCCTGCCTCGTCTTCTTACCCTCCTTCCACTGGGGAAAGCCTGGATATCACGGGGATGTGTTTCAGTGGTGTGCCAATTCCTGGAACACCGATCCTTATTTCACTCTCTTCATCGTGGTGATGCTCTACGCCCCGGCTGCTTTCACCGTCTGCTTCACGTACTTCAACATCTTCCGCATCTGCCAGCAGCACACCAAGGAGATCAACGAGAGGCGAGTGCGCTTCAGCTCTCAGGACGGGGAGACTGGGGaggcccagccctgcccagacAAGCGCTACGCCATGGTTCTTTTCCGTATCACCAGTGTCTTCTACATCCTCTGGCTGCCCTACATCATCTATTTTCTGCTGGAGAGCTCCAATGTCTATAGTAACCGCGTTGCGTCCTTCTTGACCACTTGGCTTGCCATTAGCAACAGTTTCTGCAACTGTGTCATTTACAGTCTCTCCAACAGTGTCTTTCAGAAGGGGCTTAAGCGTCTCTCGGGGGCTATTTGTGCCTCTTGTGCTAGACAGAGGGTAGCTAAGGACTCCTCTACCTCTAGGAGCA